A single region of the Gopherus evgoodei ecotype Sinaloan lineage chromosome 3, rGopEvg1_v1.p, whole genome shotgun sequence genome encodes:
- the RIPPLY2 gene encoding protein ripply2, giving the protein MESAYIRCCPSLQRFSSRRCSKGQHGAGEFWRPWIPTQRDAERQLRRNQSVLYSPYGMTEASGKLTQYTHPVRLFWPKSRCYDYLYREAEALLKNFPVQATISFYEDSDSEDDNAELEQDLGIESDC; this is encoded by the exons ATGGAGAGCGCATACATCCGCTGCTGCCCTTCACTTCAGAGGTTTAGCTCCCGGAGATGCTCCAAAGGACAACACGG GGCCGGGGAATTCTGGAGGCCTTGGATCCCTACCCAAAGAGATGCAGAGAGACAGCTGAGAAGAAATCAAAGTGTG CTGTATAGTCCATATGGGATGACAGAAGCTTCAGGAAAACTTACCCAATATACACATCCAGTTAG ACTATTTTGGCCCAAGTCAAGGTGCTATGATTACTTATATCGAGAAGctgaagcacttctgaaaaacttCCCAGTTCAAGCCACAATTTCCTTTTATGAAGACTCAGATAGTGAAGATGACAATGCTGAACTGGAGCAAGATTTGGGAATAGAATCTGATTGCTAA